catggtgCAAGCGCAACTGTCTTGTAATGAAATGGGAGAATGGGatgaatgggagatgagactctggtTTAGTGCACATTCCGCTTAAAACACCAATGACACATTAATTGGTACAACCCTTTTGGACCATGCGCGCCGATCGTTCTTTCTACTGTTAATCTATAACTTCATCTTTTTTATTGTTACCACCCTGATACACTTAAACCATCTGCTGTCGTAACTCGTAACACTTGTTATATGTCAGTTTGCACGTTTACATATAACTTCTGAAATCCTTCATCTAAAAATCTGAGAGTAGTCTTGTTTGATTCCCTAAGTCACGCTTAGTCAGATCACACCCAGTGTTCCTCGGTCGGCCATTGTGGGCATCACCCATTTACAATGGTGTATCGCTACAAACTTTGATGTAAGGGGGCGCTTTGGAATTACCTAAATACATTTAGTACctagcagggctctagactgcgaccaaaatgctCGCAAATGCGAGGTAAAATTTCATATTGGTGCGAGTGCGTAAAACGGATTTTTGCCTCGCCAAAGatttatttcaacatttaatgtgatttatgagtagTGAATGACGCGCTTGTGATTAGTGTaggaaagagcgagcagagagctCATGCACTCCCTCTatctccaaactaaagtgtgtgtttgacttcatatgGTGTTGGGCAGACCGAACAGCCTAAAAGCATCGCGGGACAGAGtgctccatatgcttttaaaacgctCTCACGGAACtttagctgcgtttacatggacacatcggattgaatttaatcagattgtgcaatctgaatgtagtgtttacatgaaaggtaaattaagtgatctgattaatatgtgtttacatgacaagcttcaaatccgatataatctgctgacatgcgcacactgcacaagtgttcacctaaatacccactaaagtgttttaaagcacatgttgtgtatattttattttacaaacggcacgaaaaaaatgtacagtttataagggcagagtaatgtctcgtgccaatgaagcacgagcacacccgatgcggttttaccatggtaaaaccatgacaaaactaccaagaccgaccagagcgtctgcagggaaacaataattaaaataaatgtttagaaacTGCTAACACCGAACTTTAGAAGTGATAATATGCGGATTCATATATCAGCATTAACGGTAAACAGAGACGAGTGCGGTGGACGCGGgtataatattcacaaaacggctactcaaacaatgtcgtaagcacagatgtatttattttaagtcaCAGACACAagcataataatgtacaattcataAACGCAAAATAATCTCTACATATCAATGAAGCAAGGTCGTTACTGCGATTCACCatggtaaaaacagttaatccttccaaagcacatgtaagtaaacgataaataaaataaatgttcggtagcctactacgaatataaatgaaattttatcattagatattttagcctacagtatgtttgtacatctgcaaatgtatcgtgTTTTAAAAGGGAACTGAGAAATTGTggttaaaaactcactccagggaaacagttaagacattttaaatgcatagaaacattaacatgttcatttagagatgacaagcatatggaaatttctaccgctttgtcagatttatggtttttggtttcttCAGCAGCAGCTGCTCCGATCCGTGCATCATACGCTTATGATGTTTATGATGAAAATGTGTATGTGCAAGCGTCCCTGCTCTGGAGTCGTACATGTTTTCAACACCTCAAAACAACACATGTAACAAGCGATGCTGGCTCCACCTTCACACAATGACGCTGTATcagggagggggcgtggccagctcgaaatgcattttcaagtccacattgaattttgcaacacccaacgcgctgtgtgtaaatgaaaatgcaattccaaatgttcaacctgttaatgttaatgcatttagggaaaataacattagaattttcattttgctacagttttgcttgactgtctcaaaaatatataatcaatccggggaatgcattttcattttgattttgcaacttaaagagcattaaaaatatccatttaaataacatattaaaactagtgtaggaactgacaaatgtaattgatgtgattgacaatttattttaattttgcacttaatgttgcgcatatgttatttaaaatgtatatttaagtacacaattgcattgtcattttacatactgcattgccattttgcgtattgcatttcaaattgaaaatcgcaaccaatatgcttccatagcaggccgacataaaggaaaaatcctatccagtgaagtgttttccttgttaacttctatcttttgctatgtcctaacagctgtgaaaaacaaacagcgcgTCAATGTCCGCTAATGTCTGATTCACGacgtaatgactcatttgaacagattcattttgttgaaacaactcgtatgtcaaacactgaactcacgagactcactgactgaacccatcaaatcagtcactcaaaaACACATCAGAACACAAGCTGCTTAGACCATTTATCAAGAGTGGTTAGTAAGATTAAGtatttcaagtttatttatgacaatgtgttACTACATAGTATAGtgcatatataataatttagttctgagttacttttgagttttgagctagctaatttgatttaattttatcatgtggtaaaaataaagaaggccagtggcaaaattacagctttttgcaaAGAGGGCAATAAAGGAGAATTGTGAAGTGACAGGTTAATaatatatagatatagatatagATAATATATAGAATAATATAACCATTATTAGAACAATTAATTGACTATTCTGACAATTAGTGCAACAATTACTTTACAGATAATAAGTTTGCAGAACACTATTTTGTTTTGCAAACACTGCTTTGTTTTCCTTAATTTATATTCAAAAACATCTAGTTAGATAAGTGTGTTTAACACAAGACATTTAAGAAATTATTGTATGTTGATCCTCTGCACTCAATAAAAAGAACTGTTACAAACCTTTGGCCACTTGGTTGTCACACAgagtaatgtaatgttttgtgttcttttttatttcagctGGAGTGGGCAGCTACCTCAGGACAGTTACTGGAAACTGAGACCTCTTCTCTTCCTATATACACTCTAGAAGAAGTAGCAAAGCATTGTTCCCTTGACAGTGGCGTGTGGGTCACCTATAAAGGCGAAGTCTTTGATATCACAGAATTTGTGGCCCTGCACCCAGGTGGGGACAAAATACTTCTGGCTGCAGGTGGAGGTCTGGAACCCTACTGGGCATTGTATGCTGTTCATCAACAAGACCACATCCTTCAAATCTTGACTGAATATAAGATTGGTGTGCTTAATAAAGAGAGTTACAAGAAGCAAGAGAGCGCAAACCCTTCAGACCCTTACTTTGCCGAGCCAACACGTCACCCTGCTCTACAGATCAACAGCCTCAAACCTTTCAATGCTGAACCACCTGCTTCTATACTTACAGACAGTTACATCACCCCCTCGGCAGTATTCTTCAAGCGTAATCATCTTCCAGTGCCCAGGGTGGTTTCTGAAACATACAAGTTGGAGATAGAGGGTCTTCCTGGTGGAGCAGTTTCCCTTACTCTGAGTGAGCTTAAGTCTCGTTTCCCTAAACACACAGTTACAGCAACACTTCAGTGTGCTGGAAACCGTCGCTCTGACATGAACAAAGTCAAGCAAGTCAAAGGGCTCAATTGGGGCATCGCAGCAATAGGCAATGCTACATGGTCAGGTGCACGTCTGAGGGATGTACTGCTATACTACGGCTTCGGACCTGATGTTGCAGCAAAGGCTCGACATGTTCAGTTTGAAGGGTTAGACCGAGACGTGACTGGTACATCATATGGTGCATCTATTCCATTGAACAAGGCAGTGAGCGAAGAAGGTGATGTTCTTCTTGCGTAtgaaatgaatggggaggagCTCCCAGCCGACCATGGCTACCCTGTCCGGGTGGTTGCCCCTGGAATTGTCGGAGCACGCAATGTCAAATGGCTGGGAAGGATTGTCGTGAGTGATGAAGAAAGCAAGAGTCACTGGCAGCAAAATGACTACAAAGGCTTTTCCCCAGGTACTGACTGGGACACAGTAGACTTCAAATCAGCACCAGCCATCCAGGAGCTCCCCATACAGTCAGCGATCACTCATCCAGCCGAGGGAATGTCTGTAGACTGCTACGCTGGTGATGTGACTGTTAAAGGCTATGCATGGAGCGGTGGAGGACGCGAGGTCATCAGAGTAGATGTCTCAGTAGATGGTGGGAATACATGGCACGTGGCCAAACTCAGGACCAGTGATAAGGAGCACAACCCTGCTCTCCCTCCTCCACCTGGAAGAGCTTGGACTTGGAAGCTGTGGGAGATAGAAATCCCACTGCCAGATAAAGCCCAGGAGCTGCAGATTGTTTGCAAAGCAGTTGACAGTAGTTACAACGTGCAGCCGGATAGTAGTGCCCCAATCTGGAATTTAAGAGGTGTGCTTAGTAATGCATGGCATCGAGTTAAGGTTAAAGTAAGTGAAGATCACAAAGTCAATTAACAAACTTTGTTAAATCCGAAATTTTAGTTATTTCCTGCAAAGTGCTTGATATATGA
This portion of the Triplophysa rosa linkage group LG20, Trosa_1v2, whole genome shotgun sequence genome encodes:
- the suox gene encoding sulfite oxidase, mitochondrial isoform X1; translated protein: MQHLKHCQSLAQTFLIRSKSFKLLKSNVPSVSVWNGCPSHRWQSSGGHGWQEYHNDGVSKLTFALAGLMAGTGAVLAYKLHRGKLEWAATSGQLLETETSSLPIYTLEEVAKHCSLDSGVWVTYKGEVFDITEFVALHPGGDKILLAAGGGLEPYWALYAVHQQDHILQILTEYKIGVLNKESYKKQESANPSDPYFAEPTRHPALQINSLKPFNAEPPASILTDSYITPSAVFFKRNHLPVPRVVSETYKLEIEGLPGGAVSLTLSELKSRFPKHTVTATLQCAGNRRSDMNKVKQVKGLNWGIAAIGNATWSGARLRDVLLYYGFGPDVAAKARHVQFEGLDRDVTGTSYGASIPLNKAVSEEGDVLLAYEMNGEELPADHGYPVRVVAPGIVGARNVKWLGRIVVSDEESKSHWQQNDYKGFSPGTDWDTVDFKSAPAIQELPIQSAITHPAEGMSVDCYAGDVTVKGYAWSGGGREVIRVDVSVDGGNTWHVAKLRTSDKEHNPALPPPPGRAWTWKLWEIEIPLPDKAQELQIVCKAVDSSYNVQPDSSAPIWNLRGVLSNAWHRVKVKVSEDHKVN
- the suox gene encoding sulfite oxidase, mitochondrial isoform X2; this encodes MAGTGAVLAYKLHRGKLEWAATSGQLLETETSSLPIYTLEEVAKHCSLDSGVWVTYKGEVFDITEFVALHPGGDKILLAAGGGLEPYWALYAVHQQDHILQILTEYKIGVLNKESYKKQESANPSDPYFAEPTRHPALQINSLKPFNAEPPASILTDSYITPSAVFFKRNHLPVPRVVSETYKLEIEGLPGGAVSLTLSELKSRFPKHTVTATLQCAGNRRSDMNKVKQVKGLNWGIAAIGNATWSGARLRDVLLYYGFGPDVAAKARHVQFEGLDRDVTGTSYGASIPLNKAVSEEGDVLLAYEMNGEELPADHGYPVRVVAPGIVGARNVKWLGRIVVSDEESKSHWQQNDYKGFSPGTDWDTVDFKSAPAIQELPIQSAITHPAEGMSVDCYAGDVTVKGYAWSGGGREVIRVDVSVDGGNTWHVAKLRTSDKEHNPALPPPPGRAWTWKLWEIEIPLPDKAQELQIVCKAVDSSYNVQPDSSAPIWNLRGVLSNAWHRVKVKVSEDHKVN